The genomic DNA TAGAAGAACAGCCCCTCGATGCACGCGGCGAAGCAGATCAGGTTGAGCAGGAAGGCCCGCCGGTCGTCCCGCGTCTCCAGCCGGTCCAGCCCGCCGAGCGAGTCGATCCACCGGAAGCAGAACTCGGCCTTGTCCCGGATCGAGGGGATGTGCTCGACCGCGGCGAAGGCCTTGACCCGCTCGTCGTGGTCGGGCAGGTAGGTGTCCAGCAGGGTCAGGTAGAACTGGACGTGCACCGCCTCCTCGAAGAGCTGCCTGCTGAGGTACAGCCGCGCCTCGGGAGCGTTGAGGTGCTGGTAGAGGTTGAGTACGAGGTTGTTGGCCACGATCGAGTCGCCGGTCGCGAAGAACGCGACGAGGCGGTTGATCAGATGGCGCTCCTGGGGCGTCATCTTGGCCAGGTCGGCCAGGTCGGAGGTGAGGTCCACCTCCTCGACGGTCCAGGTGTTGCGGATCGCGGCCCGGTAGCGCTCGTAGAACTCCGGATAGCGCATGGGTCGCAGCGTGAGGTCCATGCCAGGGTCGAGCAACATCAGGGGAAAAACCTTTCGAAGAAGTGCTTACTGGCAGGCGTCGCAGTACTCGGGGTTCTCCAGAGAGCACGCGACGGCCTCCGGATCGAGCACGGCGACGGGTGCCGCCTGGGCCACCGTGGTCTGGGCGATCCGGGTCGCCGGGCGCGAGCGCAGGTAGTAGGTCGTCTTGAGACCGGCCTTCCACGCGTAGGCGTACATCGAGGACAGCTTGCCGATGGTCGGCGTGGCCATGAAGAGGTTCAGCGACTGCGACTGGTCGATGTACGGCGTACGGGCCGCGGCCAGGTCGATCAGCGCCTTCTGCGGCAGCTCCCAGGCGGTCCGGTAGAGCGTCTTGAGATCCTCCGGCATGCCCGGAACGTCCTGGACGGAGCCGTCGGCCCGCTTGATCGCGTCCCGGATCTGCGGGGTCCACAGGCCCCGCGCCTCAAGGTCGCGGACCAGGTAGCGGTTGACCTGGAGGAACTCTCCCGACAGGGTCTCGCGTTTGAAGATGTTGGAGACCTGGGGCTCGATGCACTCGTAGCAGCCCGCGATGGAGGCGATGGTGGCCGTGGGCGCGATCGCGATCATCAGGGAGTTACGCAGGCCGGTCTCGGCGACCCTCGCCCTGAGCCGCTCCCACTCCGGCGACCGGCCGGCCCCGTAGTGGTCGGGATGGAGCACACCGCCGGCGGCCCGCGTCTCGGCGTAGGAGGGGTGCGGGCCCCGCTCGACGGCCAGGTCCGCGGAGGTGGCGTAGGCCGCCAGCGCGATCTCCTCGGAGATCCGGGTGGACAGCTCCAGCGCCCGCGGCGAGTCGAACGGCAGCCGCAGCGCGAAGAGAACGTCGGCCAGGCCCATCAGGCCCAGGCCGATCGGCCGCCACCTCCGGTTGGCGGTCTCGGCCTCGGGGGTCGGATAGAAGCCCAGGTCGATGGTCCGGTCCAGGAACCGCACGGCGGTGCGGACGGTCCGGCGCAGCCGTGCCCAGTCGACGTCCTCGCCGTCCAGGTGGGCGGCGAGGTTGATCGAGCCGAGGTTGCAGACGGCCGTCTCGGCGTCGCCGGTCACCTCGAGGATCTCGGTGCAGAGGTTGGACAGGTGGATGACGTTCTCGGGACGGGCCGTCTGGTTGGAGGTCCGGTTGGCCGCGTCCTTGAAGGTCATCCAGCCGTTGCCGGTCTGGGCGAGGGTGCGCATCATCCGGCCGTACAGGGACCGCGCCGGGACCTGCCTGACGTAGCGGCCCTCGGCCTCGGCGGCCCGGTACGCCTCCTCGAACGCGGTGCCGTACAGGTCGGTGAGCTGCGGAACCTCCTTGGGGTCGAACAGTGACCACACACCGTCGGCCTCGACCCGGCGCATGAACTCGTCGGGGACCCAGTTGGCCAGGTTCAGGTTGTGCGTGCGGCGGGCCTCCTCGCCGGTGTTGTCACGCAGTTCGAGGAACTCCTCGACGTCGGCGTGCCAGGACTCCAGGTAGACACAGGCCGCGCCCTTGCGGCGGCCGCCCTGGTTGACCGCGGCGACGCTCGCGTCCAGCGTGCGCAGCCACGGCACGATGCCGTTGGAGTGGCCGTTGGTGCCCTGGATCAACGAGCCGCGCGAGCGGACCCGGGTCCAGGCGACGCCGATGCCCCCGGCGTACTTCGACAGTCGCGCCACCTGCCCGTAGCGCTCGTAGATCGCCTCCAGTTCGTCGCGGGGCGAGTCGAGCAGGAAGCAGGAGGACAGCTGGGGCCTGCGCGAGCCGGAGTTGAACAGGGTGGGCGAACTCGGCAGATAGGACAGGGTGGCCATGAGCGCGTACAGCTCGGCGGCCTCCCCGACCGACTCCGACAGGCCGCAGGCCACCCGCAGGAAGAAGTGCTGCGGACGCTCCAGGACTTTGCGGGTCTGCGGATGACGGAGCAGGTAGCGGTCGTAGACCGTACGCAGCCCGAAGTACTCGAACCGGCCGTCGGCGTCCGGCGCCACCAGTGCGTCCAGCGCCTCGGCATGGGCGGCCACGAAGGCGGCCAGGCCGTCCTGGATGAGCCCGGCCGCGTGCGTGGCGGCGATCGACTCGGAGAAGGTCCGCACGCCGTGCTCGGCCGCCTCGTCGGCGATCAGCTCCGCCAGCAGCCCGGCGGCGATCCTGGAGTTCTCCGGGTCGGTGATCACCCGGGCGGCGGCCTCCTCGATGGCCAACCGGCGGGCAGCCGGGTCGTTACCGGTCTTCCCGGCGGCCTCGGCCAGAGTCTGTGTCACGTGATACCCCTCGCGCGCTCGAATTCCCCGTAGGGCTCCCGCCGGAAAAGCGCACGCGTCAAAGAACGGTCCCGGACACGCGGGACCGCCTCATTCCGCGGGCCCTCCCTCGAGGCCCTGGACAGTTTTCATGGTCGAGTCCGCCTCGCCTGGCACACCTCGGACCGCTTCACACGACCCTCAGCGCCCGGCTCGGCTCCCTCTCCCTGTGTCACCGGCAGGTCTTCGGACTCACGGGCGCCTGACACATGCCTACTGACCGTCGCTTCCCAGGCATGGCACGCCCAGTGCTTCGTGACGGTGGTCGTTCCCGTTCACCGCTGCGGGGCAGTCCCGGACTCACACCGGGTTCCCTCTTGCCTCGCCCTCGGAAGAAGGGCGAACCAGCAACGAGCAGGATCCTACATGTAGGGGCGCCGGACGCAACTACCCCAACAGCTTGTGGAAAAAGTGCTCAACAGGCCGAGTTCGTTGAGCACCTCCCGGGTACGTCCGGTCTCCGTGACGAGCCACTGGCGGAAGTCGTCGCCGCTCAGGTAGACCCGGTTCCAGCTGTTGGCGACGCAGACGGCCCGCCAGCGGGGGGACGCGTCGATACGGTCACACAGAGCGACGGCCGCATCCCTGTCCTCGGCGCTCATGCCCCGAGGACCGAGGACGCCGCACCAGTCGGTGTACTCCAGACGGATGTCCAACTCCATCAACGTCGGCGCGTCGATACCGTCGATCCGCTCCGCGGAGGAGACCATCAGCGGCCGCAGGCGGCCCGCGGCGATCTCGGGGACGAAGGATCGGGCGGAACCCAGCAGGGCGGCCACCCGGCCGTCGTGAAGCGCCTGTGCCGCCTCGATCCCGCTGGCGTAGCCGGCGTAGTCCAGCAGCCGGTTGTCCACCCCCAGGCACTTTCCGATCATGCCGTAGAGCACATGGTCGGAGCCTCCCTCCATCCGGCCCCCCACCGTCATCGTGGCGGGATCGCGGTGGAGCACCGCGGCGAAGTCCTCGAAGGCGCGAAGGCGCGAGCCGGCCGGGACGACCAGGGCCGCCCAGTCGCCGACCAGGCGGGCCAGGGGGGTGGTGGACTCCGCCACCGAGGCAGCGTTGGCGATCTCCGCCCCCGCGATCATGGGCATCCCGGTGAGAAGCATCCTGCCCTCGCGCGCGAAGGAGCCGCGGGCGGCGGGGAACGCACTCAGGGCGGAGGCGCCCAGGCCGCCGGGATGGTTGCTCACCTCGGCCGCCCGTGCCATCCGGTCCCCGGTCAGGACCATGGCCAGCGCGCGTGCGGCCCGGTCCCAGCCCTGCCCGCGCGCGGCGGGCGCGACCAGGGTCAGCCGGCCGGCCATGGGCGCGCGGGAGCCGCCGGTCCCGCAGCCGCCTGCGACCATGACCCCCAGGGCGAGCACGAGGAAGCGCCTGCGGTGCATAAGCGCCCCCTCCCCACGCCCCTTAATACCTTATGTTACATACGCATCACTTTCTGTCACAAATTGGGGGGTCTTATCGTCTTGAGGGATCGGCGGCGCCGAGACTCACTCCACCGTGACGCTCTTGGCCAGGTTGCGGGGCTTGTCCACGTCCCGCTCCAGCGCCACCGCGGCGTGGTAGGCCAGGAGCTGGAGCGGGATCGACAGCAGGATCGGATCCAGCTCGATCTCGTTCTTCGGCACCACGACGCAGTCGTCGGCCAGCTTGGGGTCGGCCGTACGGTGGCCGACCATGAGCACCCGTCCCCCACGGGCGCGGATCTCACCCAGCGTGGTCAGGTTCTTGTCCAGCAGTTCGTCGTCGGGGACGATCGCGACGGTGGGCATCTCCGGGCCGATCAGCGCCAGCGGCCCGTGCTTGAGCTCGCTGGCCGGATACGCCTCGGCGTGCACGTAGGAGATCTCCTTGAGCTTCTGCGCGCCCTCCCGGGCCACCGGGTATCCCCGGACCCGGCCGACGAACATCATGCTCGGCGTGTCGGCGTACTTGTGCGCGAGCTCCCTGATCTGCGGCTCCAGCGCGAGGATCTCCTTGATCTGGCCGGGCAGCCTGCGCAGGCCCTCGCAGATGCGGCGGCCGTCGGCCGGGGACAGGTCCCGCACCCGGCCCAGGTGGAGCGCGAGCAGCGCGAAGGCCACCGCGGTCGAGGTGAACGCCTTCGTGCTCGCCACCGAGACCTCGGGACCGGCGTGCAGGTAGACGCCGCCGTTGCACTCGCGGGCGATGGCGCTGCCGACGGTGTTGACGATGCCGAGCACCCGGCCGCCCTTGCGCTTGAGCTCCTGGACGGCGGCGAGGGTGTCGTAGGTCTCCCCCGACTGGCTGATCGCCACGTAGAGGGTGTCGGGCTCCACGACCGGGCTGCGGTAGCGGAACTCGCTGGCCGGCTCGGCGTCGGCCGGGATCCGTGCCAGCTCCTCGATCAGCTGGGCGCCGATCTGCCCCGAGTAGTAGGCGGACCCGCAACCGATGATCTTCACGCGGCGGAACGACCGCGTCTCGCGGGCGTCCATGTTGAGACCGCCCAGGTGGGCGATGTGGAAGCGGTCGTCCAGCCGCCCGCGCAGCGTCCTGGCCACGGTCTCGGGCTGCTCGGAGATCTCCTTGAGCAGGTAGTGCTCGTAGCCGCCGGTGTCGTAGTGCCCGGCCTCCCAGTCGACGGTCAACGGCTCCTTGGCCGTCTCGCGCGCGTCGCTGGCGAAGGTGGTGAAACCGTCCGCCTTGAGCACCGCGAGCTCGCCGTCCTCCAGGTGGACCACCTGGCGGGTGTAGCGGACCAGCGCGGCGACGTCGGAGGCGGCGAACATCTCCTTCTCACCGATGCCCAGCACGATCGGGCTTCCGTTACGGGCCACGACCACCTCGCCGGGCCGCTGGGCGTCGAGCACCGCGATGCCGTACGTGCCGACGATCCGCTTGATCGCCATCCGGACCGCCTCCTCCAGCGAGTCGGACTCCTCGACGGTACGGGCGATCAGGTGCGAGAGCACCTCGGTGTCGGTCTCGGACGTGAAGACCGCGCCGTCGGCCTCCAGCTTCGCCCGCAGTTCGTCGGCGTTCTCGATGATGCCGTTGTGCACCACTGCGATGCGCTCGTCGGTGGACAGGTGGGGGTGGGCGTTGACGTCGCTGGGCGCCCCGTGGGTGGCCCAGCGGGTGTGCCCGATGCCCAGGCCACCCTTGAACCGCGCCGGCACGACCGCCGCCAGGTCGGCCACCCGGCCCTTGACCTTGCGCAACTTCAGGCCCTTGTTGGAGACCACCACACCGGCCGAGTCGTAGCCCCGGTACTCAAGGCGCTGCAGGCCCTCCAGCAGGATGGGCGCCGCGTCCTTGGGCCCCACATACGCCACGATTCCGCACATCTAACCGCTCCTTGCCATAGACGACCTGCCGGTGAACGACGTGCCCGTGAACGCCTCACCCGTAGACGATCCGGCGCAGCTGACGCAGGGAGAGTTCGGGTGCCGCGACACGGCGGGCTGAGATCTCGACGGCGATCCGGGGAAAGATCTCCTCGTTGACCAGCCCTTTGGCCTTGAGCTCGGCGTGCCGCCGCCGGACGAACTCCTCCACGGGCTCGGAGAAGTACGCCAGCACGTCCGCCACCACCCGCGCCGCCTCCCCCGGACCGAGCGCGCTCGTCCGGGTCAGGTGGGTAATCAGCTCCTCATGCGGATGCCATGCCATGGCCACAGAGCAGGACCATACGCAGCATTGATGGCCTTCACCAAGTTTTCTGCCCGATTTCGGGCAAGTTTTGCTCCAGTGGACCCCAACACCGTCCGACCATGAGACATTCGGTAATCCGATCCACCCTCTGCGTAGTCATCCGGCCAGGAGGAACCAGCATGCGCCGTCTGCCGGGGATCGCCGTCGCCGCCGCGCTCGCCGCACTGACCCCCCAGGCCGTCGGGGATCGGACGCCGGAGGCCGGGCCGGCGACTCGGCGGTCCGACGCACCGGAGAGCAGGCAGGCGGTCTTCGCCCGGGTGGCCCGGACCTCCGGCGTGCCCGAGAGCGTGCTGCTCGCGGTGGCCTACCTGGAGTCCCGATGGGACGCCAACAACGGGCTGCCCAGCGTCTCGGCGGGCTACGGCCCCATGCACCTGGTCGACGGCCGGCTCGGCCCGGAGCTCCGCCGTCACGACACGGAGGACCCGCGCGGTGACGAGCGCCGGCCGCGCCCTCCCGTCGTACCCGCCGCCCAGGCGCCCCCGCCCGAGGACACCCTGCACCGGGCCGCGGAGCTGACCGGCATCACCCCCGCCCGGCTGCGCCGGGATCCGGCAGCCAACATCGAGGGCGGCGCGGCGCTGCTCGCCGACCACCAGCGGCGCATCGGCGCACAGCCCGCCGCCGACCCCGCGCGGTGGTACGGCGCAGTGGCCCGCTATCCCGGCACGACGGGCACCGGAGCGGGCACCGGATCGGCGGGCTCCTTCGCCGACGAGGTCTACGCGACGATCCGCACCGGAGCCGCGCGCGTGACCGACGACGGCGAGCGGGTGGTCCTGCGGGCGATCCCGGATCTCTCCCCTCCGCGCCTGCCCACCTCGGCCGGACTGCGGCGCGCGGCCGCGCCCGCGCCCGACTGCCCGCCCGCCCTCTCCTGTGAGTGGATGCCGGCCGCCTACCGGCGGCTCAAGCAGGGCGGTTACGGCAACCACGACCGCTACGACGCCCCCCGTCCCATCGACTACATCGTCATCCACGACGGGGAGACCGGCTACGACGCCATGACCCGGCTGGCCGCCGACCCCACCTACCTGAGCTGGCACTACACCCTGCGCTCCAGCGACGGCCACATCGCCCAGCACCTACGGGGCAGCGACATCGGATGGCACGCCGGAAACTGGTACGTCAACAGCCGCTCCATCGGCCTGGAGCACGAGGGCTACCTGGCCAGGGGCGCCTGGTACACCGAGTCGATGTACCGGTCCTCGGCCAGGCTGGTCGCCTACCTCGCACGCAAGTACCAGATCCCCCTGGACCGGGCGCACATCATCGGCCATGACAACGTGCCGGGCACCACTCCGGAAACCGTACGCGACATGCACTCGGATCCCGGCCCCTACTGGGACTGGCGCCACTACTTCGAACTGCTCGGCAGCCCCTTGACCGGTTCCTCCGACCCCACCGCGCGCTCGGTGCTGATCAGGCCGGACTACGCTCTCAACCGAGCACGCTTCACCGGTTGCGCCAAGTCCGGCACGTGCCCCAGCCGGAGCACCTCCTCGGTCTGGCTGCACAGCCGCCCCTCGGAGACGGCCCCGCTGGTCAGGGACGTCGGCAAGCACCCGACGGACGCCTCCACCTACAGCGTCTACGACCAGGCGGCGCGCGCCTCCACCGGCCAGCGCTACGCCCTCGCCGGACGCAGGGGCGACTGGACGGCCATCTGGTACCTCGGGCAGAAGGCGTGGTTCCACGACCCGGTGGCCATGCGCACGTCCGTGCCCGCCACCGGCCGCCTGGTGACGCCCCGGCCCGGTCTCACCTCCGTCAAGGTGTACGGCAGGGCCTATCCCGACGCGTCGGCCTACCCCCGGGGCGTCCCACCGGAGAAACTGACCCCCCTGCAGTACACGCTTCCGGCCGGGCAGTTCTACAGCCTGGGCATGACGAGCCCCGCCACCTACCTCCGGGCGGGCGCCTTCGACCCGTCGCACCACCGGATCATCAGAGGGGACACCCCGTACCGGCAGATCCAGTTCGGTCACCGGATCATGTTCGTGCGGGCCGCCGACGTTCGGGTGATCAGCGACGAAGACCGTCGTTAGGTCGTCGGCATGCGCACATCCGCGCTCCGGAGGCGCTAGAGTTTTCATGTGCCCCGGATGACTTTCCGGGAAACACGCGGAAGTGGCTCAGTGGTAGAGCATCACCTTGCCAAGGTGAGGGTCGCGGGTTCGAATCCCGTCTTCCGCTCCGGCAGATCCTCCGGGATCTGGCTGGTGGAGTGGCCGAGAGGCGAGGCAACGGCCTGCAAAGCCGTGTACACGGGTTCAAATCCCGTCTCCACCTCAGTGCACGGACATCGGAGCCTCAGGGATCCGGTAAAGTAGCGCAGGTGCCGCCGAGGGGAAACCCGGAGCAGACACGCGGAAGTGGCTCAGTGGTAGAGCATCACCTTGCCAAGGTGAGGGTCGCGGGTTCGAATCCCGTCTTCCGCTCTGGTTCACCCGAGGACGATTAGCTCAGCGGGAGAGCGCTTCCCTGACACGGAAGAGGTCACAGGTTCAATCCCTGTATCGTCCACCACAGAGGTCCCCAGGTCATCGACCCAGGGACCTTTTATTTTCGGCGTCTTTTCGGCGTCTTTTTCGGCGCGGTCACCGGGTCCACCGCGCGCATCGGCCCTCCTGGCTCTCCACGAATCGTCGCGATCATCCTTTTCAGCCGCGGCAGATCACCGTTAGGAGGCAACATAGAGGGACGCACAACGCGAAACCGGTTAATCGCTGTGCTTTTCCGACCGTAGTGAAGGGGGCCGACCTGTGCAGCGTGTGGTGGTCGATCCGGAGGTGCCTGCAGACATCGCCAACCTCTTGCGGCGGAACGGACCACTGCTCTCCCGCTTCCGGACCGGGTGGAGCCCGGAGCCGAAGGGCGCCCGGCTGCCCACCCCACTTGTGATCTCCCTCGGCATCACGGCGGCCATGGTGGCCGCCGCCACCGCCGTCACCGGCGCGTCGAAGGCGTTCTTCCTAGTTCTGGCCGGCCTCTATGCCACGGTCCTCACCTGCGTCTACATCGCCAGGAAACCCCTGCCACCCGACTCCGTCGAGCGGGTCGTGTACCGGAACGCGCAGCGGTTCAGGGGGGGCTACCTGATCGTGGAGGATTTCGACTACGGCTCCAGGGATCTGCTCAGCCGGGTCCAGCAGGCGATCGATCGCATCTTCGGCTCACGGGTCAACGCCATGGGCATGCTCGACAGCGTGCGCAACTCGGTGATGCTGCCCGCCGAGGAATGGGAGATCGCCCGGCTGCTGACCAAGCTGTCGGCGCTGCGGGCCAGGCACCACACCCTCGCCCGGGGGGTGCGGACGCCGGAGGTGGCGGCTGCGATGGCGCCCCTCGAACGGGCGCTGGCCGCCAGCGAGACCGCCGTCGTCGCGAGAGTGGAGGCGCTGGAGCGGTACGCGCGCCACGTGGCGGCCGCCGATCGTGCCCTCAACGCCCAGGGTCAGGTCGACGCCCTTCTCGCCCACCTGCCGGAATACGAGCAGCTCATCGCCGAGACGGGTGCCGCCCGGTTCTCGGCGCCGGAGATCGGCCACCTGAGCGAGGACGCCGCCCAACTCCGGCGGGCGCTCCATGACAGTGTCCGCTCCGCCCACGAGGCCTTCCGCTACCTGGATGGATGATCTGAACCTCTACGATCGAGGCGGTTCCGAGAGGGACGAGCGCGTGCTCGTCGATCCGGAGCTGCCCGAGGACATCGTCGACCTGTTCCACCGGCATGGACGGATGCTGTCGCGAATCCGCGCCGGCTGGCGGCCGGAGCCTCGACCTGCTCCCTTACGCCTGCCGATCCTGCAGATCTGTGCCGCGCTCGCCGCGCTCTTTCTGGCGAGTTTCCTTCTCCGGGATTTCGGGAGCAACTTCTTCATCGTGGCCGTGCTGGTCGTCCTCGTCGTCCTCATGGGGCGGCAGATCTCCTCCGGGCCACCGGAGAGCGAGGAGGGCGACGACGAAACCGATCCGGACCTCTACCGGCACGCCCACTGGTACGAGGACCGATACCTGCTGGCCGAGGACTTCGATCATGCCTCCACCCGGCTCCTCGACCGGACCGGGCAGGCGGTCGACTCCATCCTGCGGTCCGAGGTCAACGCCGCGGGCATGCTCGACGACGTGCGCAACTCGGTGATGCTGCCCGCTCAGGAGTGGGAGATCGCCCGGCTACTGGCCAAGCTGTCGGCGCTGCGGGCCGAGCACCGCGAGGCCGCCTACGGCGGGAGCAGCCCGGAGGTGGCGGCCGCGATGGCACCTCTCGATCGGGCGCTGGCCGCCAGCGAGACCGCCGTCGTCGCCCGGGTGGAGGCGCTGGAGCGGTACGCACGTCACGTGGCGGCCGCCGAACATGCCCTGCGCGCCCACGACCAGATCGAACTGCTGCGGGCCAGACTCCCCCGCTACGAAGAACTCCTCGCCGAAAGCGGCGCCGACGCGCTGGCCGTACCGGAGCTCGACCATCTGAGCGAGGACGCGGGACGGCTGGAGCAGGCGCTTCGCGACAGTGTCCGCTCCGCCCACGAGGCCTTCCGCTACCTGGACGGCCCCTCTTCCGGCTGAGCGTCCGGCCGCACCGCGACGACGGTGTCCCGGGAGCTCCGTCGCCGCCCCTTGCCACGGATCTCCAAGGAAGCGAGGATGGCTCACATTCCTTGGAGGTGGCATGCGGATCCGCGGGGACGTCGCCCTCGGCGTGGTGGTGCTGGTCGACGTGCTACGCGTCTTCCTGCCGTCGCTGATCACCCTGTTCGGCCGGGCCGGCAGCACTCCGGCCGAGATGATGGGCCTGTACGCCGTCTCCTGGTTTCTGGTGGCCTTCCTCGCCGTCCCGCTGACCCGGTACGTCCGGCCGCGCACGGTGGCGATCGGCGCCGGGCTGGCGCTGCTCCTGGCCAGGCTGGCGTTGCAACCGACCTCCGGGGGTGATCCGCAGCTCTATCTGGCGAGCGCCGGGCTGCTGGCCGGACTGGTCTGGCTGGTGGCGATCGCGACGGATGCCGGGGACGCCCGGCCGGCCACGGCCGGAGTGATCACCGGCCTGGCGGCGTCCACGGTGATCCACGCGGCGCTGGACGGCATCGACCTCATGTGGCGGCCCGGCCCACTCCCCTGGGCGCTGCTGGCGGTCGAGCTCACCCTGTTCGGGATCTTCCTGCTGCGGACCCCGGCGGCCGGGGAGGCACGCCCGGGTGCGCCGCGCGTCTGGCTGCTGGTCGGTCCCGCACTGCTGCTGTGGGGGCTTTACACGGGCAACACCGCGCACGCCCAGGCCGCGGCCGGCTCCTCCGCACCGGCCGTCGCCGCGATTGTCGCCGCGCTCGTGGCAGCGGCCGCGGTGCTGTCGGTGGCACCTTCGGCACAACTGCTGCTGCGCCGGGCGCCGATACCCGCGGTCGCCCTGGTCGCCTCGGCCGCGGCGTTCACGTTCGGGAAGGCCACCGTGGACGGCGTCCACGGCGTGGCCCCCGGCTGGACGATCGCCGCGCAGGTCATCGGCCAGCTCGCGCTGGGAGCCTGTCTGGCGCACGCGGCGGCGGCCTCCGGCCCCGATCGCCCGCGCCGGCGC from Streptosporangium sp. NBC_01756 includes the following:
- a CDS encoding ribonucleotide-diphosphate reductase subunit beta; this translates as MLLDPGMDLTLRPMRYPEFYERYRAAIRNTWTVEEVDLTSDLADLAKMTPQERHLINRLVAFFATGDSIVANNLVLNLYQHLNAPEARLYLSRQLFEEAVHVQFYLTLLDTYLPDHDERVKAFAAVEHIPSIRDKAEFCFRWIDSLGGLDRLETRDDRRAFLLNLICFAACIEGLFFYGAFAYVYWFRSKGLLGGLATGTNWVFRDESMHMEFAFEVVETVRAEEPELFDDALGAQVTQMIEEAVSAELAFAADLCGDGLSGMGVDQMRQYLEYVADQRLTRLRFPVRYGTANPFAFMELQDVQELANFFERRVSAYQVAVEGNVSFDEAF
- a CDS encoding ribonucleoside-diphosphate reductase subunit alpha encodes the protein MTQTLAEAAGKTGNDPAARRLAIEEAAARVITDPENSRIAAGLLAELIADEAAEHGVRTFSESIAATHAAGLIQDGLAAFVAAHAEALDALVAPDADGRFEYFGLRTVYDRYLLRHPQTRKVLERPQHFFLRVACGLSESVGEAAELYALMATLSYLPSSPTLFNSGSRRPQLSSCFLLDSPRDELEAIYERYGQVARLSKYAGGIGVAWTRVRSRGSLIQGTNGHSNGIVPWLRTLDASVAAVNQGGRRKGAACVYLESWHADVEEFLELRDNTGEEARRTHNLNLANWVPDEFMRRVEADGVWSLFDPKEVPQLTDLYGTAFEEAYRAAEAEGRYVRQVPARSLYGRMMRTLAQTGNGWMTFKDAANRTSNQTARPENVIHLSNLCTEILEVTGDAETAVCNLGSINLAAHLDGEDVDWARLRRTVRTAVRFLDRTIDLGFYPTPEAETANRRWRPIGLGLMGLADVLFALRLPFDSPRALELSTRISEEIALAAYATSADLAVERGPHPSYAETRAAGGVLHPDHYGAGRSPEWERLRARVAETGLRNSLMIAIAPTATIASIAGCYECIEPQVSNIFKRETLSGEFLQVNRYLVRDLEARGLWTPQIRDAIKRADGSVQDVPGMPEDLKTLYRTAWELPQKALIDLAAARTPYIDQSQSLNLFMATPTIGKLSSMYAYAWKAGLKTTYYLRSRPATRIAQTTVAQAAPVAVLDPEAVACSLENPEYCDACQ
- a CDS encoding Bug family tripartite tricarboxylate transporter substrate binding protein translates to MHRRRFLVLALGVMVAGGCGTGGSRAPMAGRLTLVAPAARGQGWDRAARALAMVLTGDRMARAAEVSNHPGGLGASALSAFPAARGSFAREGRMLLTGMPMIAGAEIANAASVAESTTPLARLVGDWAALVVPAGSRLRAFEDFAAVLHRDPATMTVGGRMEGGSDHVLYGMIGKCLGVDNRLLDYAGYASGIEAAQALHDGRVAALLGSARSFVPEIAAGRLRPLMVSSAERIDGIDAPTLMELDIRLEYTDWCGVLGPRGMSAEDRDAAVALCDRIDASPRWRAVCVANSWNRVYLSGDDFRQWLVTETGRTREVLNELGLLSTFSTSCWGSCVRRPYM
- the glmS gene encoding glutamine--fructose-6-phosphate transaminase (isomerizing) codes for the protein MCGIVAYVGPKDAAPILLEGLQRLEYRGYDSAGVVVSNKGLKLRKVKGRVADLAAVVPARFKGGLGIGHTRWATHGAPSDVNAHPHLSTDERIAVVHNGIIENADELRAKLEADGAVFTSETDTEVLSHLIARTVEESDSLEEAVRMAIKRIVGTYGIAVLDAQRPGEVVVARNGSPIVLGIGEKEMFAASDVAALVRYTRQVVHLEDGELAVLKADGFTTFASDARETAKEPLTVDWEAGHYDTGGYEHYLLKEISEQPETVARTLRGRLDDRFHIAHLGGLNMDARETRSFRRVKIIGCGSAYYSGQIGAQLIEELARIPADAEPASEFRYRSPVVEPDTLYVAISQSGETYDTLAAVQELKRKGGRVLGIVNTVGSAIARECNGGVYLHAGPEVSVASTKAFTSTAVAFALLALHLGRVRDLSPADGRRICEGLRRLPGQIKEILALEPQIRELAHKYADTPSMMFVGRVRGYPVAREGAQKLKEISYVHAEAYPASELKHGPLALIGPEMPTVAIVPDDELLDKNLTTLGEIRARGGRVLMVGHRTADPKLADDCVVVPKNEIELDPILLSIPLQLLAYHAAVALERDVDKPRNLAKSVTVE
- a CDS encoding N-acetylmuramoyl-L-alanine amidase, encoding MRRLPGIAVAAALAALTPQAVGDRTPEAGPATRRSDAPESRQAVFARVARTSGVPESVLLAVAYLESRWDANNGLPSVSAGYGPMHLVDGRLGPELRRHDTEDPRGDERRPRPPVVPAAQAPPPEDTLHRAAELTGITPARLRRDPAANIEGGAALLADHQRRIGAQPAADPARWYGAVARYPGTTGTGAGTGSAGSFADEVYATIRTGAARVTDDGERVVLRAIPDLSPPRLPTSAGLRRAAAPAPDCPPALSCEWMPAAYRRLKQGGYGNHDRYDAPRPIDYIVIHDGETGYDAMTRLAADPTYLSWHYTLRSSDGHIAQHLRGSDIGWHAGNWYVNSRSIGLEHEGYLARGAWYTESMYRSSARLVAYLARKYQIPLDRAHIIGHDNVPGTTPETVRDMHSDPGPYWDWRHYFELLGSPLTGSSDPTARSVLIRPDYALNRARFTGCAKSGTCPSRSTSSVWLHSRPSETAPLVRDVGKHPTDASTYSVYDQAARASTGQRYALAGRRGDWTAIWYLGQKAWFHDPVAMRTSVPATGRLVTPRPGLTSVKVYGRAYPDASAYPRGVPPEKLTPLQYTLPAGQFYSLGMTSPATYLRAGAFDPSHHRIIRGDTPYRQIQFGHRIMFVRAADVRVISDEDRR